In Methylomonas sp. ZR1, one DNA window encodes the following:
- a CDS encoding glycosyltransferase family protein has protein sequence MRAKRRKILFYCQSLVGLGHLTSSLLVIRELSAYADVDLIHGGQGLQQMPELPGFRHLRLPTILIDSTNDELYAPDSDEPIERIWAKRAAAIEQFVNWPYDAVMVEFFPFGRRRLKQEILGLFAKVRQRCGAIPIFCFVREILVPAALDAERRMVKLVREHIHTVFVRGDPNIVRFEETFSLTTEIADRLVYVGYVSPPPPTSWPVRRNRIVVSQGGGEIGKSLLRAAIRTAPLLPEYQFLVITSSRASATEIAELQALVSSSNAQVISFLHNFQENLQTAALSISLGGDNTLMDVISTRTPALAYPYAGNSEQGLRIEKLAGKGFVFPLTDNDLPPERLSIKIRETINQAYPQQAIAINGAAEISRRIRAIFDGDCCEDQ, from the coding sequence ATGCGCGCAAAGCGCCGCAAAATTCTGTTTTATTGCCAAAGCCTGGTTGGCCTGGGGCATTTGACCAGCAGCCTTCTGGTGATCCGTGAGTTATCGGCTTACGCCGATGTGGACTTGATCCACGGCGGCCAAGGCCTACAGCAGATGCCGGAATTGCCGGGATTTCGGCATCTGCGTTTGCCGACCATTTTGATCGATAGCACCAACGACGAACTTTATGCGCCGGACAGCGATGAGCCCATCGAACGTATCTGGGCCAAACGCGCGGCGGCTATCGAGCAGTTTGTAAACTGGCCTTACGATGCGGTAATGGTCGAATTTTTCCCGTTCGGCCGGCGCCGCTTGAAACAAGAGATTCTGGGTTTATTTGCCAAGGTCAGACAGCGCTGCGGGGCGATTCCGATTTTTTGTTTTGTGCGGGAAATTCTGGTGCCGGCAGCGCTGGACGCAGAAAGGCGCATGGTCAAACTGGTGCGGGAGCATATCCATACCGTGTTTGTGCGCGGCGATCCGAATATTGTCCGCTTCGAGGAAACCTTTAGCCTGACCACCGAAATTGCCGACCGTTTGGTTTACGTGGGCTACGTCAGCCCGCCACCGCCAACAAGCTGGCCAGTACGACGAAACCGGATAGTGGTCAGCCAGGGCGGCGGCGAAATCGGTAAATCGCTGTTGCGCGCCGCGATCCGGACCGCGCCGCTGCTGCCGGAATATCAGTTTTTAGTGATTACCAGCTCCCGAGCTTCGGCAACCGAAATCGCTGAATTGCAAGCCTTGGTCAGCAGCTCCAATGCCCAAGTCATCTCGTTCTTGCACAACTTCCAGGAAAATTTACAAACCGCCGCTTTGTCGATCAGCCTGGGCGGCGACAACACTTTGATGGACGTGATCAGCACCCGCACGCCGGCGTTGGCGTATCCTTACGCCGGCAATAGCGAGCAAGGGCTGCGGATTGAAAAACTGGCCGGCAAGGGGTTTGTGTTTCCGTTAACCGACAACGATCTGCCGCCGGAACGGCTTAGTATCAAGATCAGAGAAACGATAAATCAGGCTTATCCGCAGCAGGCCATAGCGATTAATGGCGCGGCCGAAATCAGTCGGCGGATAAGGGCAATCTTTGACGGCGACTGTTGTGAAGATCAGTGA
- a CDS encoding S8 family serine peptidase, with amino-acid sequence MKLVRLNLFICLIWLLSACASTSDLSRLGDSTTAEERRLLVTFTDRSIDRALPTNALDGYRLRGQYGNSGWSEHIAQELAERHHLQFVAQWPVTTLGVSCVVYEVPDTLPVQQAIAELQQDSDVSSVQQMHSFQVLGKQTAPTQTYSDPYLHLQTGFNALRIADLHRTTTGQGVRIAVIDTGVDTEHPDLRGRIKYSENTAPEPSDHNLADIHGTAVAGVLSAHPNNGIGIAGIAPEAEILAFRACWPEKPNSLAAHCNSFTLALALNQAIRMNSHIINLSLSGPEDPLVQQLIEKALTKGIIVVAAVPSQDQSGGFPANITGVIAVGQEHNGNHQHIAAPGKDILTTVPHQAYDFMNGSSFATPHVAGMAALLLQLHPDWKTADIKRRLGNDASTANLLDSSTALAVPERAH; translated from the coding sequence ATGAAATTAGTGCGCTTAAATCTGTTTATTTGCTTGATCTGGCTGCTTAGCGCCTGCGCGAGTACCAGCGATTTATCGCGACTAGGCGACAGCACAACTGCCGAAGAGCGGCGTCTGCTGGTCACCTTTACCGACCGCAGCATCGATCGCGCGTTGCCGACCAATGCCTTGGATGGTTATCGTTTGCGAGGTCAATATGGCAATTCCGGCTGGAGCGAACATATTGCGCAGGAACTGGCCGAGCGCCATCATTTGCAGTTTGTCGCCCAGTGGCCGGTGACCACATTGGGCGTCAGCTGCGTGGTGTACGAGGTACCGGACACCCTGCCCGTGCAACAGGCAATAGCGGAGTTGCAACAGGACAGCGACGTGTCGTCCGTCCAGCAAATGCATAGTTTTCAGGTATTAGGTAAACAAACTGCGCCGACTCAGACATATAGCGATCCGTATCTGCATTTACAAACCGGTTTTAACGCTTTGCGGATAGCAGATCTGCACCGTACCACCACTGGCCAGGGCGTGCGTATTGCCGTCATTGACACCGGCGTGGATACCGAACACCCGGACTTACGGGGCCGAATCAAGTATTCGGAAAACACCGCGCCGGAACCCAGCGATCATAATTTGGCCGATATTCACGGTACGGCGGTAGCCGGCGTATTATCCGCTCATCCCAACAATGGCATAGGCATAGCCGGTATCGCCCCCGAGGCGGAAATCTTGGCATTTCGGGCTTGCTGGCCGGAGAAACCCAACTCGTTGGCGGCACATTGCAACAGCTTTACCTTGGCTTTGGCCTTAAATCAAGCTATCAGAATGAATAGCCATATCATCAATCTAAGCCTGAGCGGCCCCGAAGATCCTTTAGTGCAGCAGTTAATCGAGAAAGCGTTGACCAAAGGCATTATCGTGGTTGCGGCAGTCCCTAGCCAGGACCAAAGCGGTGGCTTCCCGGCCAACATCACCGGCGTAATAGCCGTTGGCCAGGAACACAATGGCAACCATCAACACATCGCCGCCCCTGGTAAAGACATTCTGACCACCGTGCCGCACCAAGCCTACGACTTTATGAACGGCAGTTCCTTCGCCACGCCGCACGTGGCCGGCATGGCCGCATTGCTGTTGCAATTACATCCGGACTGGAAAACGGCGGACATCAAACGCCGGCTGGGCAACGACGCCTCGACCGCCAATTTGCTGGATTCGAGCACCGCCCTCGCCGTTCCAGAGCGCGCTCACTGA
- a CDS encoding zf-HC2 domain-containing protein, whose protein sequence is MNSQISSSTTSHSDIVLLLPWYVNQSLTVNERQQVDQHLKSCLVCRRELLTLQKLAAAVQQAADLDVAAEASFAGLRAKMQTASQLPRSKQIDIPREQLGGSNVKPFRPGMRFWRIASNTGKGLAIAATLLLVTLPAAVQYLRPANTSDYHTLSAAKPDAGATGQIRVVFAKNLMEKDIDAALSQIDGIRVDGPNSVGAYTVKIATGKPDADMAGALALLRSRQDVILAEPILQP, encoded by the coding sequence ATGAACTCACAGATTTCCTCATCCACTACTTCCCATTCGGACATCGTGTTGTTACTGCCCTGGTATGTCAATCAAAGCCTGACAGTTAACGAACGCCAACAGGTAGACCAACATTTAAAAAGCTGCCTAGTCTGCAGACGCGAACTACTAACTTTGCAAAAACTTGCGGCAGCCGTGCAACAAGCGGCCGATCTGGATGTGGCCGCCGAAGCTTCTTTTGCCGGCCTGCGTGCCAAAATGCAAACAGCCAGTCAACTCCCGCGCAGCAAACAGATAGACATTCCACGCGAACAACTGGGTGGCAGCAATGTAAAACCCTTCAGACCGGGCATGCGATTTTGGCGAATCGCCAGCAATACCGGAAAAGGTCTGGCCATTGCCGCGACATTGCTATTGGTCACGCTACCGGCTGCCGTCCAATACCTACGGCCGGCCAACACCTCCGATTATCACACGCTGTCAGCGGCCAAACCGGACGCCGGTGCGACCGGTCAGATACGTGTGGTATTTGCAAAGAATCTGATGGAAAAAGACATAGACGCCGCGCTTAGCCAAATTGACGGGATACGGGTAGATGGACCGAACAGCGTCGGCGCCTATACTGTCAAAATCGCCACCGGCAAGCCCGATGCCGACATGGCCGGCGCCTTGGCATTGCTCCGCAGCCGACAGGATGTGATACTGGCCGAACCGATTTTACAACCGTAA
- a CDS encoding RNA polymerase sigma factor, whose product MPEQPQIGPDEYALLQRIGEGDTAAFEAFYKNYYPRLFRFILRMTRQPEAVEELIQETLLVVWEKPHGFNHESKISTWVFGIAYHKTLKAMAKSARRDKDVDIDFLIETIGDPSANPANNWENQDCLNYALATLPPDQRAVIELTFYHSLSYQDVARILDCPENTVKTRMFHARRKLQVFADAQEK is encoded by the coding sequence ATGCCCGAACAGCCCCAAATCGGCCCGGACGAATACGCCCTGCTGCAACGTATCGGCGAAGGCGATACCGCCGCATTCGAAGCCTTCTACAAAAATTACTATCCAAGGTTGTTTCGTTTCATCTTGCGCATGACGCGCCAACCCGAAGCGGTTGAGGAATTGATACAGGAGACCTTGCTGGTGGTTTGGGAAAAACCGCACGGCTTCAATCATGAAAGCAAAATTTCCACCTGGGTATTCGGCATCGCCTATCACAAAACCTTGAAAGCCATGGCCAAAAGCGCCCGGCGGGACAAGGATGTCGATATCGACTTCTTGATAGAAACTATCGGCGATCCAAGCGCAAATCCAGCGAATAATTGGGAAAACCAAGATTGCTTAAACTATGCCTTGGCCACTTTACCGCCGGACCAACGCGCCGTCATCGAATTAACCTTTTACCACAGCTTGTCTTATCAGGATGTCGCCAGAATCCTGGATTGCCCGGAAAATACCGTCAAAACCCGTATGTTTCATGCCCGCAGGAAACTGCAGGTTTTTGCCGACGCACAGGAGAAATAA